The Mycoplasma nasistruthionis genome contains a region encoding:
- a CDS encoding DegV family protein: protein MKKTAIIVDSSTGLTKQQASAFGWYFLPLKVELDGVNYQDGVDLTQDDLFKLFSLKTKSYKTACTPIGYAEKLVEELSSQYDEIIIFPISKHLSSQYANLKPLEASYPKLKVFESEYIAVLLTVKVSKFQKLIESGIETDQALQQIATWPENLKVSLFPKYNDYLVKGGRLSPAAATLAKLFRIVPIIRFYKGVLEKEGKGRVFVKTIQNNIVEKLADLKSNKLLILNNDCSDYPTILNFIKTNYPQLEVYKYTLPNAISIHTGPEALVVISIPEDWSDQELSILEKC, encoded by the coding sequence ATGAAAAAGACCGCGATAATAGTAGATTCCTCAACAGGCTTAACTAAACAACAAGCTTCAGCTTTCGGGTGATATTTTTTACCTCTAAAAGTTGAATTGGATGGTGTTAATTATCAAGACGGAGTTGATTTAACTCAAGATGATTTATTCAAATTATTTTCACTAAAAACCAAGTCTTATAAAACAGCTTGTACACCAATTGGTTATGCTGAAAAATTAGTTGAAGAATTAAGTTCACAATATGATGAGATTATTATTTTTCCAATTTCAAAACACTTATCAAGCCAATATGCTAATTTAAAACCACTAGAAGCTTCATATCCTAAATTAAAAGTTTTCGAATCAGAATATATAGCAGTTTTATTAACTGTTAAAGTCTCAAAATTCCAAAAATTAATTGAATCTGGAATTGAAACAGATCAAGCTTTACAACAAATTGCAACCTGACCTGAAAATCTAAAAGTTTCACTATTTCCAAAGTACAATGATTATTTAGTTAAGGGTGGTCGTTTATCACCAGCAGCAGCTACTTTAGCTAAATTATTTAGAATCGTTCCAATTATTAGATTTTATAAAGGTGTATTAGAAAAAGAAGGTAAAGGAAGAGTTTTTGTTAAAACTATTCAAAATAATATTGTTGAAAAATTAGCTGATTTAAAATCAAACAAACTTCTGATCTTAAATAATGATTGTTCAGATTATCCAACTATCTTAAACTTTATTAAAACTAATTATCCACAGTTAGAAGTTTACAAATACACTTTACCTAATGCAATTAGCATTCATACAGGTCCAGAAGCTTTAGTCGTAATTTCAATTCCTGAAGACTGAAGTGATCAAGAATTGTCGATTTTAGAAAAATGTTAA
- a CDS encoding phosphotransferase yields the protein MEVKQKLTSGHTNISYKLNDQVVQEKIKNPFNHKLDNTMLAQFDFVPELLEDNEFESKWKWIEHKETVFTDEVLKQVADNIKILHDSELKFPKSNVAARVKEYRKILKEKNVQVPILDKYYKKINLILKHSENNRPLHNDLRLANILVDMKDKVYFIDWEYASMGDKHFDLAYFICHSYLTKHQEQVFLDQYDSYWEEYLIQQKILVHYLTILWINAQPVKPFSDEHFINELEKNVQEFNHKKQTQSFRD from the coding sequence ATGGAAGTAAAACAAAAATTAACATCAGGACATACTAATATTTCTTATAAACTAAATGATCAAGTTGTTCAAGAAAAAATTAAAAACCCATTTAATCATAAATTAGATAACACAATGTTAGCGCAATTTGATTTCGTACCAGAATTGCTTGAAGACAATGAGTTTGAAAGTAAATGAAAATGAATTGAACACAAAGAAACAGTTTTTACAGATGAAGTTTTAAAACAAGTTGCTGACAATATTAAAATACTTCATGATTCAGAACTTAAATTTCCCAAATCAAACGTTGCTGCTAGAGTTAAAGAGTACCGTAAAATTTTAAAAGAAAAAAACGTTCAAGTACCTATTTTAGACAAATATTACAAAAAAATTAACTTAATTTTAAAACACAGCGAGAATAACCGTCCATTACATAATGACTTAAGATTAGCTAACATTTTAGTTGATATGAAAGATAAAGTTTATTTTATTGATTGAGAATATGCTTCAATGGGTGATAAACATTTTGATTTAGCTTATTTTATTTGTCATTCATATTTAACCAAACACCAAGAACAAGTGTTTTTAGATCAATATGATTCATATTGAGAAGAATACTTAATTCAACAAAAAATCCTAGTTCATTATTTAACAATTTTATGAATTAATGCACAACCAGTTAAACCATTTAGTGACGAGCATTTTATCAATGAATTAGAAAAAAATGTTCAAGAATTTAATCATAAAAAACAAACACAAAGCTTTAGAGATTAA
- a CDS encoding MIP family Ig-specific serine endopeptidase → MKNNLRRIKSIMLLTPAMGLPILAMTSCEFGVKKSDNQMSDSLIKAKAELKTEITKAELEKNASATLSENANYISAQKRLEVIIEKAKSYDSKNTVSLNDITHVTNELKLILAQFKNQVEVIKKESKVPGVPKSPDWAGGKVEVDDQPERPTPKPNPTPGEQDDQPAEPGNNDTAGDLQEPDPVPLPPFNPFDPNSANNFVLARNTSPDYVSKYESAKLTADQIYDEIWKRTFMIMPGTDLNGGKENTTPSYLVDQGTGWVLDYYKKDENHYKIFMATNMHVIAQYSNTLENKALSDKWNYTDPTGRKGTVFAFGKTSTKPSFAPLANNSNYRTPISVYANNAVYQQYSQNNLSGNTTVTQAFTAPKIVFAGVDFVSDKAFNQFKGSLDQKWQEYKNYQNGEIERTKNSSSEEALQEKRDFLNQTGKIPFYIDFGVFEFDVDLTQADQTFAQWIRDAVSAVDSYVQRMQDSKLKPNYTKTTNNNIMTLDYYTRGQGLDKTNPAYEFGLYNAKNLYIAGYPKPDTTTWKTNNPSERTQNIVEPKYNTRGTTVPNDKLFSYATNDVTGRMDSNNHWIYDKLYNRPYGDYYGFNYNVKFSSLYYGASGSVVYNEYGEIVGIYNGVQSNIDKDNLLGVGTFAPLLQKANIKTNDNKVIYGFNLIDGTGFAEQTRSYRQNLQEIYPNGFDGNGNKRTALFPEGY, encoded by the coding sequence ATGAAAAATAACTTAAGACGAATCAAATCAATAATGTTGTTAACTCCAGCAATGGGATTGCCTATTTTAGCAATGACAAGCTGTGAGTTTGGAGTTAAAAAATCAGACAATCAAATGTCAGATTCTTTAATTAAAGCAAAAGCAGAATTGAAAACAGAAATAACAAAAGCTGAACTTGAAAAAAATGCTTCTGCAACTTTATCAGAGAATGCAAATTATATTTCAGCTCAAAAAAGACTTGAAGTAATAATTGAAAAAGCTAAATCATACGATTCAAAAAATACTGTGTCATTGAATGATATAACTCACGTGACTAATGAGTTAAAACTGATTTTAGCGCAATTTAAAAACCAAGTTGAAGTAATCAAAAAAGAATCAAAAGTACCCGGAGTTCCAAAAAGCCCTGACTGAGCAGGTGGAAAAGTTGAGGTAGATGATCAACCCGAAAGACCTACACCTAAACCTAATCCAACACCAGGAGAGCAAGATGATCAACCGGCTGAACCTGGAAATAATGACACTGCAGGAGATTTACAAGAACCTGATCCAGTTCCGTTACCACCATTTAATCCATTTGACCCTAACTCAGCAAATAATTTTGTCCTAGCAAGAAACACATCGCCTGATTACGTATCAAAATATGAATCTGCTAAACTAACAGCTGATCAAATTTATGATGAAATTTGAAAAAGAACATTTATGATTATGCCAGGAACTGATTTGAATGGTGGGAAAGAAAACACGACACCAAGCTATTTAGTTGATCAAGGAACAGGATGAGTTTTAGACTACTATAAAAAAGATGAAAATCACTACAAAATTTTTATGGCAACAAACATGCACGTTATTGCTCAGTATTCAAATACGCTTGAAAACAAGGCACTAAGTGATAAATGAAACTATACAGATCCTACAGGACGAAAAGGAACGGTGTTTGCATTTGGTAAGACATCAACAAAACCAAGTTTTGCACCATTAGCAAATAATTCAAATTACAGAACACCAATATCTGTATACGCAAATAACGCTGTGTATCAACAATATTCACAAAACAATTTAAGCGGAAATACAACAGTAACACAGGCATTTACAGCACCAAAAATCGTTTTTGCTGGAGTTGATTTTGTTTCTGATAAAGCCTTTAATCAATTTAAAGGCAGTTTGGATCAAAAATGACAAGAATATAAAAATTATCAAAATGGTGAAATAGAAAGAACTAAAAATTCATCTAGTGAAGAAGCATTGCAAGAAAAAAGAGATTTCTTAAACCAAACAGGTAAAATACCATTCTACATAGATTTTGGTGTGTTTGAATTTGATGTCGATTTAACACAAGCAGATCAAACGTTTGCACAGTGAATAAGGGATGCGGTTTCAGCAGTAGATTCTTATGTTCAAAGAATGCAAGATTCTAAATTAAAACCAAATTACACAAAAACAACAAATAACAATATTATGACACTTGACTATTACACAAGAGGGCAAGGTCTTGATAAAACTAATCCTGCTTATGAATTTGGTTTATATAATGCTAAAAATCTTTATATCGCCGGATATCCTAAGCCTGATACAACCACTTGAAAAACAAACAACCCAAGTGAAAGAACACAAAACATTGTTGAGCCAAAATATAACACTAGAGGAACAACAGTACCTAATGATAAACTATTTAGTTATGCGACAAATGACGTAACAGGTAGAATGGACTCTAATAACCACTGAATTTATGACAAACTTTATAATAGACCATATGGTGATTATTATGGATTTAACTACAATGTTAAATTCTCTTCACTATACTATGGAGCTAGTGGTTCAGTAGTTTACAATGAATACGGTGAAATTGTAGGAATTTACAATGGAGTTCAATCTAACATCGACAAAGACAATTTACTAGGAGTCGGAACATTTGCTCCATTATTACAAAAAGCTAATATTAAAACAAATGATAATAAAGTAATTTATGGATTCAATTTAATTGACGGAACAGGATTTGCTGAACAAACACGTTCATATCGTCAAAACCTTCAAGAAATTTATCCAAACGGATTCGATGGCAACGGAAATAAAAGAACCGCACTATTCCCTGAAGGATACTAA
- the tapR gene encoding TyrS-associated PheT N-terminal domain-related protein TapR, producing the protein MILLNNLDKSFSNTSVILVDASLKYDSTVYSDKFVFFVDAEKQVISANLLDNSYLNIRSNTKYAPLNQNQVQLFVKEASDKGLKVLNKPKFKYVKVLDKQNHPKSEKLFVLTLLENVVSNQTRQLVTNRQDVKVGDVLVMAMPGTTLLSGLEILEGEIMGVFSPGMLVSLGSFELEPVSSDLIFATDDKIGTDYEFFVEASR; encoded by the coding sequence ATGATATTACTTAATAATTTAGATAAATCATTTTCAAACACATCTGTAATCTTAGTTGATGCATCGCTAAAGTATGATTCAACTGTTTACAGTGATAAATTTGTGTTTTTTGTAGATGCTGAAAAACAAGTTATTTCAGCCAATTTATTAGATAATAGTTATTTAAACATACGTAGCAACACCAAATATGCTCCATTAAATCAAAATCAAGTGCAATTGTTTGTAAAAGAAGCTAGTGACAAAGGATTAAAAGTACTAAATAAGCCTAAATTTAAATATGTTAAAGTATTAGATAAACAAAATCATCCTAAGAGTGAAAAGTTGTTTGTTTTAACACTTTTAGAAAATGTGGTTTCTAATCAAACACGTCAGTTAGTGACTAACAGACAAGATGTTAAAGTAGGCGATGTTTTAGTTATGGCAATGCCTGGAACTACTTTGCTTTCTGGTTTAGAAATTTTAGAAGGTGAAATAATGGGAGTATTTAGCCCTGGAATGTTGGTGTCTTTAGGTTCATTTGAACTAGAACCAGTTAGTTCAGATTTAATTTTTGCAACAGATGACAAAATAGGGACTGATTACGAGTTTTTTGTTGAAGCAAGTAGGTAA
- the tyrS gene encoding tyrosine--tRNA ligase, with product MSNEQKLNNIGPNDAIYCGFDPTAKSLHLGNYIQIINLLRLKYAGYKVYALVGGATGMIGDPSFKDAERQLLDSKTLELNKSKIKAQLEKFGIEVIDNYDFYKNMNFLEFLRDAGKLVNVAYMLTKDSVTARIQNGLSFTEFSYQLIQGWDFLTLYKEKNVKVQFGGSDQWGNITTGLDMINTVFGNDHKAVAITANLLTDINGNKFGKSTGGGSLWLDPEMTKPYQLYQFLLNQPDSEVEKLLKWLSHLSVENIEQIIQQHQAVPQIRLGQRALAFAVVNDIHGKDAARKAGLISALLFNKDIDLQAIPTADISDIFDDVPNIELKANSPLIDQLIELKVIQSKREAREFIQANAIKFNLENVDNIDFVVNSQVWQNQYALIHVGKKKIYLAKISK from the coding sequence ATTAGTAATGAACAAAAACTAAACAACATCGGACCAAACGATGCTATTTACTGTGGTTTTGATCCAACTGCTAAAAGTTTACACTTAGGTAATTACATACAAATCATTAATTTATTGCGTTTAAAATATGCAGGTTATAAAGTTTATGCCTTAGTTGGTGGAGCAACCGGAATGATCGGAGATCCGTCATTTAAAGATGCCGAAAGACAATTGCTTGATTCAAAAACATTGGAATTAAATAAGTCAAAGATTAAAGCACAATTAGAAAAATTTGGTATTGAAGTTATTGATAATTATGACTTTTATAAAAACATGAATTTCTTAGAATTTCTAAGAGATGCAGGAAAATTAGTTAATGTTGCTTATATGCTGACTAAAGATTCAGTTACTGCTAGAATTCAAAACGGCTTAAGTTTTACTGAGTTTTCATATCAACTAATCCAGGGATGAGACTTTTTAACACTATATAAAGAAAAAAATGTTAAAGTCCAATTTGGTGGTTCAGACCAGTGGGGTAATATTACTACTGGTTTAGACATGATTAATACTGTGTTTGGAAATGATCATAAAGCAGTTGCTATTACAGCTAATTTATTAACTGATATAAATGGTAATAAGTTTGGTAAATCTACAGGTGGTGGAAGTTTATGACTAGACCCTGAAATGACTAAACCATATCAGTTATATCAATTCTTATTAAATCAACCCGATTCAGAAGTTGAAAAATTATTAAAATGATTAAGTCATTTATCTGTTGAAAATATCGAACAAATAATTCAACAACACCAAGCAGTTCCACAAATCAGATTAGGTCAAAGAGCATTAGCTTTTGCTGTTGTAAATGATATACACGGTAAAGACGCTGCTCGAAAAGCTGGTTTAATTTCAGCATTATTATTTAACAAGGATATTGATTTACAAGCTATTCCAACAGCTGATATTTCTGACATTTTTGATGATGTTCCTAATATTGAATTAAAAGCAAACTCGCCATTAATTGATCAACTAATTGAATTAAAAGTAATTCAATCAAAAAGAGAAGCAAGAGAATTTATTCAAGCTAATGCTATTAAATTTAATTTAGAAAATGTTGACAATATTGACTTTGTAGTAAACTCACAGGTTTGACAAAACCAATATGCATTAATTCATGTTGGTAAAAAGAAAATCTATCTAGCAAAAATCAGCAAATAA
- the mip gene encoding Ig-specific serine endopeptidase MIP has product MKLNKLLLLSLLSSPMALAASCQFGHSEATIGKPSAKPGTVNKTEPGKSNPDNPGDPTNPSNREGAPVVTDAPQDPPRDTHKENFKPAEADTDAYKKGTNWDKFNIDEKYYLDRLYRQFAENKEEIVAEINKTYGEDHVRKFDEKAKEQHMTSFFGSYLKNFSVPNSSNKLVLDPIKTILRTYHWEDVLGDRGLPREVPNQLYKNTLLQSYSIRIVNENQYLKESRSIPSTFAPFGTAWILDYKLDDTGTYPTKFYLATNLHVAELLIKSTPDDSPYQNVLSDAQMKTNADRAIEAQKAVDAVFEPTKEANLKYRALLGKYNMDDIQFEKKYKDSRDSLPQELIEAYETVKPLLADWEKKELAARAAKSVITGVTKRIDLIHYNPDTPIANQFNDATDRLPFADVFRFAPKQVKLVYAGSNFLNSSPRDYLDSDSPYFTWEEMADFAVLEFDFASESTNPDYSYNYYDTSTGSLMKATLPNVSTFASYITSGFADPTVGLNSKPANFDLLEKYDEFQNQKLTANGIEVPKLKYNFIALGFPNAKDDIDLIKQIPYDEGRKISLGYTSTLWVNKPFKPRKDVIDASFLGYGLSPNVALRTFPDKPGLTDILLASPLIDENNTKGFSVSHLLETGSPYQGKHFINYGLGYVLQSWEPGKGASGSSVRDVDNNIIGINYAAADGSLLSNISITQALRSVGYNYNGLYGDYNLEQYDLIYGGGKNQRTSYRQALQKIYGDNYKTKLFPQGTATIPEEYRFKES; this is encoded by the coding sequence ATGAAACTAAATAAATTATTATTGCTATCGCTTTTATCTTCTCCAATGGCTTTAGCAGCTTCGTGTCAGTTCGGACACTCGGAAGCAACAATTGGTAAGCCGTCAGCAAAACCTGGAACAGTTAATAAAACAGAACCTGGCAAATCTAATCCAGACAATCCTGGTGATCCAACAAATCCAAGTAATAGAGAAGGAGCGCCTGTTGTAACAGATGCGCCTCAAGATCCACCAAGAGATACACATAAAGAAAACTTCAAACCGGCAGAAGCTGATACAGATGCTTATAAAAAAGGTACAAACTGAGATAAGTTTAACATCGATGAAAAATACTATTTAGATCGTTTATATAGACAATTTGCTGAAAACAAAGAAGAGATAGTTGCTGAAATTAACAAAACTTATGGTGAAGATCATGTTAGAAAATTTGATGAAAAAGCAAAAGAGCAACATATGACTTCTTTCTTTGGCTCATATCTTAAAAACTTTTCAGTACCTAACTCAAGCAATAAACTAGTTTTAGATCCGATTAAAACAATTTTAAGAACATACCACTGAGAAGATGTTTTAGGTGACAGAGGACTTCCGAGAGAAGTTCCTAACCAATTGTATAAAAATACATTACTTCAATCATATTCAATTAGAATTGTTAATGAAAATCAATATCTAAAAGAATCTAGAAGCATTCCTTCAACTTTCGCTCCATTTGGTACAGCATGAATTTTAGACTATAAACTAGATGACACAGGAACATATCCAACAAAATTCTATTTAGCTACAAACTTACACGTTGCTGAATTATTAATTAAATCAACACCTGATGATTCACCATATCAAAACGTTTTATCAGATGCACAAATGAAAACTAATGCTGATAGAGCAATAGAAGCTCAAAAAGCTGTTGATGCAGTCTTTGAACCTACTAAAGAAGCTAACTTAAAATATCGTGCCTTATTAGGTAAATACAACATGGATGATATCCAGTTTGAAAAGAAATACAAAGATAGCAGAGATTCATTGCCACAAGAATTAATTGAAGCATATGAAACAGTTAAACCATTATTAGCAGATTGAGAGAAAAAAGAATTAGCAGCTAGAGCAGCTAAATCAGTGATAACAGGTGTAACTAAGAGAATTGATTTAATTCACTACAATCCAGATACGCCAATCGCTAATCAGTTTAATGATGCAACAGATAGGTTACCATTTGCTGATGTGTTTAGATTTGCACCAAAACAAGTTAAATTAGTTTATGCTGGTTCAAACTTCTTAAATTCATCACCTAGAGATTATCTAGATTCAGATTCTCCATATTTCACTTGAGAAGAAATGGCTGACTTTGCAGTATTAGAATTTGATTTTGCTTCAGAAAGCACAAATCCTGATTATTCATATAACTACTACGACACTTCAACAGGTAGTTTAATGAAAGCAACACTGCCAAATGTTTCAACTTTTGCTTCATATATTACTTCAGGTTTTGCGGACCCAACAGTAGGATTAAATTCTAAACCAGCTAACTTTGACTTGTTAGAAAAATATGATGAATTCCAAAATCAAAAATTAACAGCAAATGGTATTGAAGTACCTAAATTAAAATATAACTTTATCGCTTTAGGTTTTCCAAATGCCAAAGATGACATTGATTTAATTAAGCAAATACCATACGATGAAGGTAGAAAAATTAGTTTAGGTTACACATCAACTTTATGAGTTAACAAACCTTTCAAACCTAGAAAAGATGTTATTGATGCAAGTTTCTTAGGTTATGGACTTTCTCCAAACGTTGCCTTAAGAACATTCCCAGACAAACCAGGGCTAACCGACATTCTTTTAGCCAGTCCTTTAATTGATGAAAATAATACAAAAGGATTCTCAGTAAGTCACTTACTAGAAACTGGCTCACCATATCAAGGAAAACACTTTATTAACTATGGTTTAGGATATGTTTTACAATCATGAGAACCTGGTAAAGGTGCTTCTGGTTCATCAGTAAGAGATGTGGATAACAATATTATCGGAATTAACTATGCTGCGGCTGATGGTTCATTATTGTCAAACATTTCAATTACACAAGCTCTAAGAAGTGTTGGTTATAACTATAATGGGTTATACGGTGATTACAACCTTGAACAATATGATTTAATTTATGGTGGTGGTAAAAACCAAAGAACTTCATATCGTCAAGCGCTGCAAAAAATTTACGGTGATAATTACAAAACAAAACTATTCCCACAAGGAACAGCAACAATTCCTGAAGAATACAGATTTAAAGAGTCATAA